CGGGGGCCGCCGCGCGTCGATCTTCCACGACTACCTGGAGGTGGTCTTCCAGCTCCACCAATGGCAGCGGGAGACCTCGGAGCTCGGCCGGCGCAGCCTGCGCAACAGCTACCTGCGCTTCCTGCGCGGCTGGATGGTGGACTCCAACTCCGTGGAGGGGGCGGTGCTCAAGGGCTGGGTCGAGAGCCGCCTGGGCCTGCTGCCCACGTTCCACCGGGAGCCGATCCCCGACCTCCACTCGGAGGCATACTTCCACTATTCCCTCGACCGCACCCGGGGCCACGCCCACACGAGCGCCATCCACTCCCAGCTCGATCTTCTCTTCGCGTACGTGCAGTACGAGCTCGCCCGGTGCCGGCCGGGGGAGACCTACCGCACCCTGTACCGGGGCGTGCACGACCTGGCCGAGCACCGGGTGGTGGAGCAGCTCGGCCCGTCGCGCCTGGTGCTGTGCCTGAACAACCTGAACTCCTTTACCTGGGACTTCGAGCGGGCGTGGGAGTTCGGCACCCGGGTGCTGGAGGCCCGGGTGCCCCTCCCGAAGGTCTTCTTCCAGGCCGATCTCCTGGCGACCTCGATCCTGCGGGGGGAGCAGGAGGTGCTCGTGA
The Thermodesulfobacteriota bacterium genome window above contains:
- a CDS encoding NAD(+)--dinitrogen-reductase ADP-D-ribosyltransferase; this encodes MAAPTLAINLCSVPPRALASLHFNREPSPLEIQGVHATHRRLFQRLDAEPCGGRRASIFHDYLEVVFQLHQWQRETSELGRRSLRNSYLRFLRGWMVDSNSVEGAVLKGWVESRLGLLPTFHREPIPDLHSEAYFHYSLDRTRGHAHTSAIHSQLDLLFAYVQYELARCRPGETYRTLYRGVHDLAEHRVVEQLGPSRLVLCLNNLNSFTWDFERAWEFGTRVLEARVPLPKVFFQADLLATSILRGEQEVLVIGGEYEVSVRTY